In a genomic window of Branchiostoma floridae strain S238N-H82 chromosome 19, Bfl_VNyyK, whole genome shotgun sequence:
- the LOC118406765 gene encoding insulin-like growth factor-binding protein complex acid labile subunit, protein MFLSVLLLLYSLPETMGQMNEPGCTQYSTAFQSVASCVGLQLTEVPSNLPSNITELNLNNNSLSHIRKGDFLRFRHLTTLHLSQNNITLIQEKSLSGPPLVNVFLRHNRLENIPEEVLHIHSLKYLNLENNQINNLTVPLGKYRTTAQLRVLVLKNTQLSLLQGHIFASMNLQSLDLSFNKLESLPHLVFGKLNKKLETLTLAVNRLSDIPSSIHKLTVLQHLDLSYNKIKRVAATSLTGLQNLKTLYLSGNGIISIADNAFSHLRLTRLNLSSNKLTTIPTPLTSMASMTMLSLGGNPLGQIQPGILQSMPALHTLELEKVGLSYLPSGTFSNSSLTHLNLAFNKLQGLPMDIFSGTALRVLQLQGNQFSQFPRAVAALSSLELLDICHNAITVLEPVEDFSRLTKLTRLLMHDMGLRRIDKDGIFHGMECLEELDLSRNKLTTLPRNTFHGLPSLRTVLLGQNKLQSLPINIFSNTTTLDHIDLSHNKLEYLSTLSVTTMSKESISSQNVHLENNPWYCDSNLCPLMDWYSKLQQPVSTPAPNCTCQTPSNMTFHQAISMFCVKRTETSPLEGTDDSSNVSYGTEADQTVLFVVIAAIVLFMLVMVGVIVYHWKKKRAQSPHIKPYHFTSDIRRQYLEDLQGLLSRPDSSEPVYETIDNMRCPSSVSSHMYAVADDDLDTRSMASTGTYLSFPGQSRCGWQSATSLSVIDDEDDTKTITSHHTYLSLLGDTDSIDSQPVHLPLIGPDVNTSSTSIHSSMDCDEGGTENIPGQPVYNFPKWKGYFPREKSTLSSITCASHATVSKVILEDLKDNALDGTVT, encoded by the coding sequence ATGTTTCTTTCAGTTCTACTCCTTCTGTACAGTTTACCCGAGACTATGGGGCAGATGAATGAACCTGGCTGTACACAGTACAGCACTGCTTTCCAATCTGTGGCATCCTGTGTTGGACTGCAGCTGACAGAAGTACCATCAAACCTCCCCAGCAACATAACTGAACTCAATCTCAACAACAACAGTCTGAGTCACATTAGGAAAGGAGACTTTCTGAGGTTTAGACACCTGACAACACTGCACTTGTCTCAGAACAACATCACTCTTATCCAAGAAAAGTCCTTGTCAGGGCCGCCCCTTGTCAATGTGTTCCTCCGACACAACAGGTTGGAAAACATTCCTGAGGAGGTCTTACACATCCATAGTCTAAAATATCTCAACCTAGAGAACAACCAAATCAACAATCTTACAGTACCACTTGGAAAGTACAGAACAACAGCACAGCTTCGGGTGCTCGTCCTAAAAAACACACAGTTGTCACTGTTACAAGGCCACATCTTTGCCAGCATGAATCTTCAAAGTCTAGACCTATCTTTTAACAAGCTGGAATCACTTCCACACTTGGTTTTTGGAAAGCTTAACAAGAAGTTAGAAACTTTAACACTAGCAGTAAACAGGCTGTCTGACATTCCTAGTTCTATACACAAACTCACAGTCCTACAACATCTGGACCTCAGCTACAACAAAATCAAGAGAGTAGCTGCCACTTCTCTCACTGGTTTGCAAAACCTGAAGACCCTGTACCTCTCAGGCAACGGCATCATTTCCATTGCAGATAATGCATTTTCACATCTTCGGTTGACCCGTCTGAATCTGTCttcaaacaaactaacaacCATACCAACTCCACTGACTAGCATGGCATCCATGACAATGTTGTCACTCGGAGGTAATCCTTTGGGGCAAATACAGCCTGGAATACTGCAATCAATGCCTGCATTGCACACATTGGAACTAGAGAAGGTCGGGCTATCCTACTTACCTTCAGGCACCTTCTCTAACTCGTCATTGACACACCTCAACTTGGCCTTTAATAAGCTGCAGGGGCTGCCCATGGACATCTTCAGTGGCACAGCTCTGAGGGTGCTGCAGCTGCAGGGGAACCAGTTCTCCCAGTTCCCTCGTGCTGTAGCAGCACTGTCCAGCCTGGAACTCTTGGACATATGCCACAACGCCATCACTGTTCTGGAACCTGTGGAGGACTTCTCCAGATTGACCAAGCTGACAAGGTTGTTGATGCATGATATGGGCCTGAGAAGGATTGACAAGGATGGCATTTTCCATGGAATGGAGTGTCTTGAAGAACTGGATTTGAGCAGGAACAAACTGACAACACTGCCACGGAACACCTTCCATGGCCTCCCCTCTCTGAGAACAGTTTTGCTTGGACAAAATAAACTACAGTCCCTGCCCATCAATATCTTTAGCAACACAACTACATTAGATCATATCGATCTATCTCATAACAAGCTAGAGTACCTCTCAACTCTCTCTGTTACAACAATGTCTAAAGAATCCATTTCATCCCAGAATGTGCACCTGGAGAACAACCCTTGGTACTGTGACAGTAACCTCTGTCCCCTCATGGACTGGTACAGCAAACTTCAGCAACCTGTGTCAACACCCGCTCCAAACTGTACATGTCAGACACCCTCAAACATGACATTTCATCAAGCAATATCAATGTTTTGTGTCAAAAGAACTGAAACAAGTCCACTCGAAGGAACGGATGACTCATCAAATGTCAGTTATGGGACAGAAGCTGATCAAACGGTCCTTTTTGTGGTTATAGCTGCCATAGTTTTGTTCATGCTTGTTATGGTTGGGGTCATTGTTTACCATTGGAAGAAAAAGCGAGCGCAGTCTCCTCATATCAAGCCTTATCATTTCACCTCGGACATTCGGCGTCAATACCTGGAAGACCTCCAGGGCCTTCTGTCACGACCAGACTCCAGCGAACCAGTCTACGAAACAATTGACAACATGCGCTGCCCTTCTTCGGTGTCCAGTCACATGTACGCAGTGGCTGATGATGACCTGGACACAAGAAGCATGGCAAGTACTGGGACATACCTCTCCTTCCCAGGTCAAAGTAGGTGTGGATGGCAGTCGGCAACATCCCTTTCTGTGATAGATGACGAGGATGACACCAAGACCATCACAAGTCATCATACCTATCTTTCACTTCTCGGGGATACTGACAGCATTGACAGCCAACCTGTACACCTTCCCCTGATTGGTCCAGATGTTAACACAAGCAGCACTAGCATACACAGCAGCATGGACTGTGATGAAGGAGGCACAGAGAACATTCCTGGACAACCAGTCTACAACTTCCCTAAGTGGAAGGGATATTTTCCCAGAGAAAAGTCTACCCTGAGTTCCATAACCTGTGCCTCCCATGCTACTGTCAGCAAAGTCATTCTGGAAGACTTGAAAGACAATGCACTGGATGGAACTGTAACTTAA
- the LOC118406766 gene encoding protein O-mannosyl-transferase TMTC1-like, which produces MGSIPLVESILDTRNLATIAFVVTMVSLTAYCLFLAEDEAGMVAVLGLVLLVLPFLPASNVFIRVGFVVAERILYIPSMGYFILLVHGIHNLCCALGKPVSSLMTGCTLLLIILWGCKTIHRNPTWWTRESLFRSGVETLPHNAKVHYNYGNYLKDLGRHEEAIFHYQRTLELYPRHASANNNLGTLMTNDTQLQELYYRRAMNITPQHAKAHFNLANLISKQGKTSEAETLLRRAIVIQPDYIDAHVNLASLLSDVDRNQEAMDIYQKSLDLDRENPDVLNNYGAFLAKLGQTTEALSLYDQALTFDLTHTVAMVNKARLLRSLDRTQEAESLFLRAISLKKEAGTLELLAAMYYNTGRIMDAKTVYEEVLSLDPDRHETVTHYAHVVGRLGDHRKAEELLLGMLDRRPDLFDAHRHLASLYGMMGSSQKALQSALQALELLPPNYEAKQTAELHYELGNHHKDLNHISQALDSYRKAVSLYPNLASAHMNLGALLHIKEEIQEARQHYQAALKLDPTNQVLMDNIRKLDRKEQQLRQEASRPAGNR; this is translated from the exons ATGGGCAGCATCCCTCTTGTGGAGTCAATATTGGATACCCGTAACCTAGCAACCATTGCGTTTGTTGTCACCATGGTCAGCCTTACTGCGTACTGCCTGTTTCTTGCAGAG GACGAGGCAGGGATGGTTGCCGTACTGGGGCTGGTGTTGTTGGTCCTGCCATTCCTACCTGCCTCTAATGTCTTCATTAGGGTGGGCTTTGTAGTGGCCGAGAGAATCCTCTACATTCCAAG CATGGGTTACTTCATCCTGCTGGTGCATGGGATCCACAACCTGTGCTGTGCCTTAGGTAAACCTGTCTCCAGCCTGATGACAGGCTGTACTCTACTGCTCATCATCTTGTGGGGCTGTAAAACTATCCACAGGAACCCAACATGGTGGACGAGAGAGTCTTTATTCAG GTCTGGTGTGGAAACTTTGCCCCACAATGCTAAGGTGCATTACAATTATGGGAACTACTTAAAGGATCTGGGCAGACATGAGGAGGCCATTTTCCACTACCAGAGAACATTGGA ACTGTACCCCCGCCATGCCAGTGCCAATAACAATCTGGGGACCCTGATGACCAATGACACGCAGCTACAGGAGCTGTACTACCGTCGGGCCATGAACATCACACCACAACATGCCAAGGCTCACTTCAACCTGGCTAACCTTatcag TAAACAAGGCAAGACATCAGAAGCAGAAACGCTTTTGCGACGAGCCATTGTCATCCAACCAGACTACATCGATGCTCATGTCAACCTGGCCTCCCTGCTGTCAGACGTAGATCGGAACCAGGAGGCCATGGACATTTATCAGAAGTCTCTAGACCTGGACAGGGAAAACCCTGATGTTCTAAATAACTATGGAGCTTTCTTGGCCAAATtag GTCAAACTACCGAGGCACTGTCTCTCTATGACCAAgccctgacctttgaccttactcACACAGTTGCCATGGTGAACAAGGCCCGACTCCTTCGCTCCCTCGACAGGACTCAGGAAGCAGAGAGCTTATTCCTCAG ggCTATATCCTTAAAAAAGGAGGCTGGTACTCTTGAGCTGCTGGCAGCTATGTACTACAACACTGGCCGGATCATGGATGCCAAGACTGTGTATGAAGAGGTTCTCTCTCTAGACCCAGACAGAC ATGAAACTGTTACTCATTAT GCCCATGTTGTTGGACGCTTGGGTGATCATAGAAAGGCTGAAGAGCTGCTGCTTGGAATGCTGGACAGGAGACCAGACTTGTTTGATGCTCATCGTCATCTGGCCAGTTTGTATGGCATGATGGGATCTAGTCAGAAG GCTCTACAGAGTGCACTGCAAGCACTGGAACTTCTACCACCCAACTATGAGGCTAAACAGACTGCAGAGCTGCATTATGAGCTGGGCAACCATCACAAGGACCTGAACCACATCTCTCAGGCCCTGGACAGTTACAGGAAGGCAGTGAGCCTCTATCCTAACCTGGCTTCTGCACACATGAACCTGGGAGCACTGCTACATATCAAG GAAGAGATCCAGGAGGCCCGGCAGCACTACCAGGCAGCGCTGAAGCTGGATCCGACCAACCAGGTTCTCATGGACAACATCCGCAAACTGGACAGGAAGGAGCAGCAGCTGCGCCAGGAGGCCAGCAGGCCAGCTGGAAACAGATAG